One genomic segment of Hydrocarboniclastica marina includes these proteins:
- a CDS encoding GlcG/HbpS family heme-binding protein translates to MMFPRTAVKRASWQGKVTTGFLSLLLALPVAAQQQPDNQSQTGVKDAGAGSTSSKCEGLPEHGRLTKVLRDVVEPKDKDANGGLGNHMWAVVVNRAGVVCTVSRSGEKLGDQWPGSRGIAAAKAFTANGFSLPGFALSTANVFWPSQPQNSLYALEAGNPVEPDLIYRGQAANWGTVNDPLVGERAGGTIVFAGGLALYNPDGELVGAVGLSGDQSCTDHVIAWKLRHRLNLDNVPKGVTKAGNDNIIYDIHHDPSVGGMSSTSGYGHPTCSPGATRIAQNFDETHPTGPKE, encoded by the coding sequence ATGATGTTTCCCAGGACAGCAGTAAAACGCGCTTCGTGGCAGGGAAAAGTCACAACCGGCTTTCTCTCGCTCTTGCTTGCGCTGCCCGTTGCAGCCCAGCAACAGCCGGACAATCAATCTCAAACAGGTGTCAAAGATGCCGGCGCCGGCAGCACGAGCTCAAAGTGTGAAGGGCTTCCGGAACATGGGCGATTAACCAAAGTCTTGCGAGATGTGGTGGAGCCTAAAGACAAAGACGCCAACGGTGGTTTAGGCAACCACATGTGGGCGGTCGTCGTTAATCGCGCCGGGGTCGTGTGCACCGTGAGCCGTTCCGGAGAGAAACTGGGCGATCAGTGGCCAGGCAGCCGGGGTATCGCTGCAGCCAAGGCGTTCACTGCGAATGGGTTCAGTCTGCCAGGCTTCGCGCTGTCGACGGCAAACGTCTTCTGGCCATCGCAGCCGCAGAATAGCCTGTACGCCCTTGAGGCTGGGAATCCTGTTGAGCCTGATCTCATATACCGGGGCCAGGCCGCAAACTGGGGAACCGTAAACGATCCGCTGGTGGGAGAGCGGGCCGGAGGAACTATTGTTTTTGCTGGGGGGCTGGCGCTATATAACCCGGATGGGGAACTTGTGGGCGCAGTCGGGTTGAGCGGCGACCAGTCTTGTACCGACCATGTTATCGCCTGGAAACTACGACACAGGCTTAACCTGGATAATGTTCCGAAAGGGGTAACCAAGGCCGGTAACGACAACATTATCTATGACATCCACCATGATCCCTCGGTAGGCGGGATGTCGAGCACCAGCGGGTACGGACACCCTACCTGTAGCCCGGGAGCCACACGCATCGCGCAAAACT
- a CDS encoding c-type cytochrome, giving the protein MGRLVRVISAAGSVLLLATTAAADSAQSEIPEAGRQKAVQCIACHGVGGETTNPGFPDLAGQNAAYLQNQLVSFKSGSRYHPVMTPVAKSLSDEDIRDLAAYFSALEPAAGREEQQ; this is encoded by the coding sequence ATGGGACGACTGGTACGCGTGATCTCCGCTGCCGGATCGGTCCTGCTTCTTGCAACGACCGCGGCAGCTGATAGTGCGCAGTCGGAGATACCCGAGGCTGGACGTCAGAAAGCCGTTCAGTGCATCGCCTGCCATGGCGTCGGGGGGGAAACCACCAACCCGGGCTTTCCGGATCTGGCAGGACAGAACGCAGCGTACCTTCAAAATCAGCTCGTCAGCTTCAAGTCAGGATCGCGTTACCATCCCGTAATGACGCCGGTCGCCAAGTCTCTTTCTGACGAAGACATCCGGGATCTTGCGGCCTATTTCAGCGCGCTGGAACCTGCCGCAGGCCGAGAAGAGCAGCAGTGA
- a CDS encoding methanol/ethanol family PQQ-dependent dehydrogenase, giving the protein MNHYSRAGCDSRAGSEPTMPAQPGTAQALARRILATLSPGRLPLQEPSHQFHCNMLTLPFIVLTLLATAAVPSQASEKLSELSKDDSQWVMPAKNYASTRYSGLDQITTENVDELEVAWTYSTGLVAGHEAAPIVVGETMYVVTPWPNKLIALDITDGSKRWVYEPKPARAAQGVACCDVVNRGAAYAEGKIFFNTLDNHTVAVDAETGKEIWKTKLGEINRGETMTMAPLVVKDKVLVGNSGGEMGVRGWLTALDTTTGEIAWRAYSTGPDEDVLIGEGFDPFYAKDQGTDLGVETWPAGRWQTGGGTVWGWISYDPELDLIYHGTGNPGPWNHTQRPGDNKWTVSLFARDPDTGMAKWAYQIDAHDLFDYDGINESVLLDLEIDGKPRKVMVRPERNGHMYVMDRATGEVLSAEEYGFITVTKGINLDTGKPIEVEAKVPEVGKVTREICPAPPGAKDWQPSAWSEKTRLLYVPHQNLCMDMAIAETSYIAGTPFVGAEVEMYAGPGGQRGRFMAWDPETGEEVWNIKERFPVWSGTVVTAGNVVFYGTMDRWFKAVDASTGELLWKHRVGSGIIGQPVTYKGPDGRQYVAIFAGVGGWSGAVVSGQLDPSVPFGALGFVGAMQDLPQFTEPGGTLYVFALPEETTNGSPANEIGSAPQDHANTGLAGRVVEN; this is encoded by the coding sequence ATGAATCACTATAGCCGTGCCGGATGCGACAGCCGCGCCGGAAGCGAGCCGACCATGCCCGCGCAGCCGGGAACGGCCCAAGCCCTGGCGCGGCGAATCCTAGCGACCCTGTCACCCGGCCGCTTACCCTTGCAGGAACCCAGCCATCAATTCCATTGCAATATGCTAACTCTCCCCTTCATCGTGCTGACACTACTGGCAACGGCGGCGGTGCCATCCCAAGCCTCAGAGAAGCTGAGTGAGCTCTCCAAAGACGACTCCCAATGGGTTATGCCAGCCAAAAATTACGCCTCGACGCGCTACAGCGGGCTGGACCAGATCACCACTGAAAACGTTGACGAACTGGAGGTTGCCTGGACCTACTCAACCGGACTGGTTGCAGGGCACGAGGCAGCGCCAATTGTCGTGGGCGAAACCATGTACGTGGTCACGCCCTGGCCCAACAAGCTCATTGCACTGGACATCACTGACGGTTCGAAACGGTGGGTATATGAACCAAAACCGGCGCGCGCTGCCCAAGGCGTAGCTTGCTGCGACGTAGTCAACCGGGGAGCAGCCTATGCTGAAGGTAAAATTTTCTTCAATACCCTCGATAACCACACGGTCGCGGTAGATGCCGAAACCGGCAAAGAAATCTGGAAGACCAAACTCGGCGAGATCAACCGCGGCGAAACCATGACCATGGCGCCGCTTGTCGTCAAGGACAAGGTGCTGGTCGGCAACAGTGGCGGGGAGATGGGCGTTCGCGGTTGGCTGACTGCGCTGGATACGACGACAGGTGAGATCGCCTGGAGAGCATATTCAACAGGGCCGGATGAGGACGTCCTGATTGGCGAAGGCTTCGATCCTTTCTATGCAAAGGACCAGGGTACGGACCTCGGTGTCGAGACGTGGCCAGCGGGAAGGTGGCAGACCGGCGGTGGGACCGTGTGGGGCTGGATCTCCTATGATCCGGAGCTCGATCTGATCTATCACGGTACGGGCAACCCCGGTCCGTGGAACCATACCCAGCGTCCCGGCGATAACAAATGGACGGTTAGTCTTTTTGCCCGTGATCCCGACACCGGTATGGCCAAGTGGGCTTATCAGATTGATGCTCATGACCTTTTTGACTATGACGGTATAAACGAAAGTGTGCTGCTGGATCTTGAGATCGACGGGAAACCACGCAAGGTGATGGTCCGCCCCGAGCGCAACGGCCACATGTACGTTATGGACCGGGCGACTGGCGAGGTGCTTTCAGCGGAAGAGTACGGGTTCATCACCGTGACCAAAGGTATCAATCTGGACACCGGTAAGCCGATCGAGGTGGAAGCAAAAGTGCCGGAGGTAGGCAAGGTCACGCGCGAGATATGCCCGGCCCCTCCCGGCGCGAAAGACTGGCAGCCTTCGGCATGGTCCGAGAAGACGCGGCTTTTGTATGTCCCTCACCAGAATCTCTGCATGGACATGGCGATTGCCGAGACAAGTTACATTGCCGGCACGCCTTTTGTGGGAGCGGAAGTTGAAATGTACGCCGGCCCTGGAGGTCAGCGCGGGCGCTTTATGGCCTGGGATCCTGAGACAGGCGAAGAGGTCTGGAATATCAAAGAGCGCTTCCCGGTCTGGAGCGGAACCGTGGTAACCGCCGGTAATGTTGTTTTTTACGGCACGATGGATCGCTGGTTCAAGGCTGTGGACGCGAGTACGGGTGAACTGCTCTGGAAGCACAGGGTAGGCTCAGGAATTATCGGCCAACCGGTCACTTACAAGGGCCCTGATGGCCGACAGTACGTTGCGATCTTTGCCGGCGTCGGCGGGTGGTCCGGGGCGGTTGTCTCCGGGCAGCTGGACCCGAGCGTCCCGTTTGGCGCGCTGGGCTTCGTCGGCGCCATGCAGGACCTGCCACAGTTTACAGAACCCGGCGGTACGCTCTACGTGTTTGCTCTACCAGAGGAGACAACGAACGGGAGCCCCGCCAACGAAATAGGATCAGCCCCCCAGGATCATGCAAACACCGGCCTGGCTGGTAGGGTGGTCGAAAACTAA
- a CDS encoding c-type cytochrome, which translates to MNNCLSTSIGTMGLAVLSLVLVGCNPADEPAPENGTVSESEELQGEANSVQTYTTDVEESIAPIGDRLPADPARTVLIPATSLFPGTTAVAADLANPYAGDEKAIARGEQHFGAFNCNGCHAPLGGGGMGPPLSDEVWIYGGEPGQVYLSILHGRPAGMPAWGSMLPEKTIWELVAYIDTLDEIENYAAKKGFDENVEGYREIDSSE; encoded by the coding sequence ATGAACAACTGCCTATCAACGTCCATCGGCACGATGGGCCTCGCTGTACTGAGCCTTGTACTCGTCGGTTGCAATCCGGCCGATGAACCCGCACCCGAAAATGGCACTGTCTCCGAAAGCGAAGAGCTTCAGGGCGAGGCTAATAGCGTGCAGACCTATACCACAGACGTGGAAGAGTCTATTGCGCCTATCGGGGACCGTTTGCCGGCGGATCCGGCCAGAACCGTTTTGATTCCAGCCACCTCATTGTTCCCGGGCACCACCGCGGTTGCCGCCGACCTGGCGAACCCTTATGCCGGCGATGAAAAAGCCATAGCTCGGGGGGAGCAGCACTTTGGCGCGTTCAACTGCAATGGATGCCACGCGCCATTGGGCGGAGGCGGAATGGGGCCGCCGTTGAGCGATGAGGTCTGGATCTACGGCGGAGAGCCGGGCCAAGTCTACCTCAGTATCCTGCATGGCAGGCCGGCCGGTATGCCCGCTTGGGGTTCGATGCTTCCCGAGAAAACAATCTGGGAGCTGGTTGCATATATAGACACCCTAGATGAAATAGAGAACTACGCCGCTAAAAAAGGTTTTGACGAAAATGTCGAAGGTTACCGAGAGATCGACTCCAGCGAATGA
- the coxB gene encoding cytochrome c oxidase subunit II, whose protein sequence is MSKVTERSTPANDSGADLGNLSQALSQVFSQSPRPQSHRKHTASPTTAAGRQGLKYLTGGTFVLLLAGCGGDQSALAPAGAAAREIATLWWWMFGAATLIFAVVLFLLLYASLVPAGRRRAVPPRKLIIGGGIVFPVIALSLLLLLGINVGSSMSDSTPADTLKIRITGYQWWWEAEYFLEGDASSFVTANELYLPVGRQAELILESADVIHSFWLPKLAGKKDLIPGMTNRLVVNAEEPGIFRGQCAEYCGTAHTKMAFAAVAVSPDEFEAWALRQSQPQPDEMNEHPGARLFKENGCGLCHTVRGHAAQGKEAPDLTHVGSRKTIAAGVLEMTPRNVARWLAHNNEIKPGNKMPEYQYLDLGSRLAIGDYLESLK, encoded by the coding sequence ATGTCGAAGGTTACCGAGAGATCGACTCCAGCGAATGATTCCGGCGCCGATCTCGGGAACCTGAGTCAAGCCCTTTCCCAGGTCTTTTCTCAATCTCCCCGGCCGCAAAGTCATCGTAAGCACACCGCAAGTCCCACGACAGCTGCAGGGCGTCAGGGCCTCAAGTACCTAACCGGGGGCACTTTCGTCCTGCTGCTGGCAGGATGCGGAGGCGACCAGTCAGCGCTTGCGCCGGCTGGCGCAGCCGCACGCGAAATCGCAACGCTCTGGTGGTGGATGTTTGGTGCCGCGACATTGATTTTTGCCGTGGTCCTGTTCCTCCTGCTATACGCGTCGCTGGTTCCTGCGGGGCGACGTCGTGCTGTGCCGCCACGCAAGTTGATCATCGGGGGAGGCATTGTTTTCCCGGTGATCGCGCTTTCCTTGCTTCTCCTGCTAGGTATCAATGTGGGTTCCAGCATGAGCGACTCAACACCAGCCGACACCCTGAAGATCAGAATTACCGGCTACCAGTGGTGGTGGGAAGCTGAATATTTTCTCGAGGGCGACGCGTCCAGCTTCGTGACCGCCAATGAGCTCTATCTTCCGGTCGGAAGACAGGCCGAGCTGATCCTTGAATCAGCGGACGTCATACACAGTTTCTGGCTACCAAAACTGGCCGGCAAAAAAGACCTCATTCCCGGCATGACCAATCGCCTGGTAGTCAATGCGGAGGAACCTGGCATATTCCGTGGCCAGTGCGCCGAGTATTGCGGTACCGCTCACACGAAAATGGCCTTCGCCGCGGTTGCGGTCTCCCCGGACGAGTTTGAGGCCTGGGCACTCAGGCAGAGTCAGCCCCAGCCCGACGAAATGAACGAGCACCCTGGCGCCCGGTTATTCAAGGAGAACGGCTGCGGGCTGTGCCACACCGTTCGTGGTCACGCCGCCCAAGGTAAAGAAGCACCGGATCTGACCCATGTAGGCAGCAGAAAGACTATTGCCGCGGGCGTACTGGAAATGACCCCCCGCAACGTGGCCCGTTGGCTCGCACATAACAATGAAATCAAACCGGGCAACAAAATGCCTGAGTACCAATACCTTGACCTCGGCAGTCGGCTTGCTATCGGCGACTATCTGGAGAGCCTCAAATGA
- the ctaD gene encoding cytochrome c oxidase subunit I produces MTETRHKTRPYNELATETIGTAAEALFERTWAAPKGLRAPSAVNNSIIGRRFIVTGFVFFLIGGIFALLMRTQLMLPENDFLSTELYNQFFTMHGTTMMFLFAVPVMEAFGVYLIPSMIGSRDLCFPRLGAFGYWCYLFGGIMLLSSALFGAMPDAGWFMYVPLSTKEFSPQINQDFWLLGVTFVEISSIAGAVELITSIVKSRAPGMALSRMPIFAWYMLAVSFMIIFGFPPLVLGSILLEAERAFGVPFFDVQLGGDPLLWQHLFWIFGHPEVYIIFLPAAGLISAMLPAFARSRLIGHHLIVLAVVGTAFLSFGLWVHHMYATGISRLALSFFAGASLAVSVPSGIQVFAWIATIWNGKPVMRVPMLFIIGFVVTFVIGGLTGVMVAMVPFDLQAHDSYFVVAHFHYVLIGGMVFPLFAALIYYLPRATGRMMSETLGKWHFWLFFIGFNVAFFPMHLTGLLGMPRRVANYPEGLGWSTLNMVSTLGSYLLAAGVLVFIVNFVWHLRRGRPAGTNPWDAHGLEWSGRTPVLPYNTRSTPKITSLYPLWDQTELSERIQGAQEYLPKAEEGKREILGSSPVDAVPDHVMRLPHPTFTPLLAAIATSLIFGGLLASVYWLSGVGLAAFCVFLAVWLWDNLPEKPTKEVGYGLHLPLAPGDNRAAVWFGTNVFLLVDLSVFLSLIYSFFYLWTSASTWPPVGYEPQAGPDMALSLVLTLVSLVTAVMARAGAAASSRVITLGGLVLSIAVNGALLFTLFHAGLALDFDLRSNAYGALIMAFGIYFGLHILVPTGCALFACVRVLVSGVRPDQSLSTRITALFTYYMVFVGLVVAATIYLSPDLLGS; encoded by the coding sequence ATGACCGAAACACGTCATAAGACTCGGCCCTATAACGAGCTGGCCACCGAGACAATAGGGACCGCTGCTGAAGCGCTCTTTGAGCGGACATGGGCAGCGCCTAAGGGGCTCCGCGCGCCGTCCGCCGTTAATAACTCGATCATCGGCCGGCGCTTTATCGTAACGGGTTTCGTGTTTTTCCTGATAGGCGGCATTTTTGCCCTGCTGATGCGCACCCAGCTGATGCTGCCGGAGAACGACTTTCTCTCGACCGAGCTCTATAACCAGTTCTTTACCATGCATGGTACGACGATGATGTTCCTGTTCGCCGTGCCCGTCATGGAAGCATTCGGTGTCTATCTTATCCCGTCCATGATCGGCAGCCGGGACCTCTGTTTTCCACGCCTGGGGGCGTTCGGTTACTGGTGCTACCTCTTTGGCGGCATCATGCTCCTGTCGAGCGCTCTCTTCGGCGCGATGCCCGATGCGGGCTGGTTCATGTATGTTCCGCTATCGACGAAAGAATTCTCGCCCCAGATCAATCAGGATTTCTGGCTTCTCGGCGTGACGTTCGTTGAGATATCGAGCATTGCCGGCGCGGTTGAGCTAATTACGTCCATTGTTAAATCCCGCGCTCCCGGGATGGCCCTCAGCCGCATGCCTATCTTCGCCTGGTACATGCTTGCGGTGTCATTCATGATCATCTTCGGCTTCCCGCCCCTGGTCCTGGGCAGCATCCTGCTGGAAGCCGAACGTGCGTTTGGGGTGCCATTCTTCGATGTCCAGCTTGGCGGCGACCCGCTCCTTTGGCAGCATCTTTTCTGGATCTTCGGCCACCCGGAGGTCTACATTATTTTTCTGCCTGCAGCAGGGCTCATCAGCGCAATGCTACCAGCGTTTGCCCGGAGCCGACTGATAGGTCACCACCTGATTGTACTCGCGGTTGTCGGCACAGCATTCCTCAGTTTCGGCCTGTGGGTTCACCATATGTATGCCACAGGCATTTCGCGCCTGGCGCTCTCTTTCTTTGCAGGCGCCAGCCTGGCGGTGTCCGTACCCAGCGGGATACAGGTATTTGCCTGGATTGCGACCATCTGGAACGGCAAACCGGTAATGCGTGTTCCCATGCTGTTTATCATCGGGTTCGTGGTCACTTTCGTTATCGGTGGCCTGACGGGCGTCATGGTCGCCATGGTACCTTTCGACCTACAGGCCCATGACAGCTATTTTGTCGTAGCCCATTTTCACTACGTGCTCATCGGCGGCATGGTATTCCCGCTTTTTGCAGCGCTAATCTATTACCTTCCGCGCGCGACCGGCCGCATGATGTCGGAAACCCTCGGCAAGTGGCACTTCTGGCTCTTCTTTATCGGCTTCAACGTTGCGTTCTTTCCCATGCACCTGACCGGTTTACTGGGCATGCCGCGGCGGGTAGCCAACTACCCCGAGGGTCTCGGCTGGAGCACCCTCAACATGGTGTCGACGCTGGGCTCCTACCTTCTAGCCGCGGGTGTACTTGTCTTTATCGTTAACTTCGTCTGGCACCTGCGCCGCGGGCGTCCTGCGGGGACCAATCCATGGGATGCACATGGCCTTGAGTGGTCTGGACGGACGCCAGTTCTTCCTTACAACACCCGCAGCACACCAAAGATTACGAGTTTATACCCGCTATGGGATCAGACTGAGTTATCTGAACGGATACAGGGTGCGCAGGAATATCTCCCAAAAGCCGAGGAGGGCAAACGGGAAATTCTGGGATCCTCCCCGGTTGATGCTGTGCCCGACCACGTAATGCGGTTACCGCATCCAACGTTTACGCCGCTTCTGGCCGCGATCGCAACCTCATTGATATTCGGCGGGCTCCTCGCATCTGTCTACTGGCTTTCAGGTGTCGGGCTCGCCGCTTTCTGTGTATTTCTTGCGGTATGGCTTTGGGACAATCTACCGGAGAAGCCCACCAAAGAGGTCGGGTACGGCCTGCACCTGCCGCTTGCTCCTGGCGACAATCGCGCAGCGGTATGGTTTGGCACAAATGTGTTCCTGCTGGTAGACCTTTCTGTCTTCCTGTCACTCATTTACAGCTTCTTCTATTTGTGGACCTCCGCCTCGACCTGGCCGCCGGTAGGTTATGAGCCACAGGCAGGGCCAGACATGGCGCTGTCCCTGGTGCTGACTCTGGTTTCGTTGGTCACCGCGGTAATGGCGAGAGCCGGTGCAGCCGCTTCCAGCCGGGTGATTACCCTGGGCGGGCTCGTGTTATCCATTGCGGTTAATGGGGCTCTGCTGTTCACGCTATTCCATGCCGGACTCGCGCTGGACTTTGACCTGAGGAGCAATGCCTACGGCGCATTGATCATGGCTTTCGGCATCTACTTTGGCCTACACATCCTGGTGCCTACCGGCTGCGCTTTGTTCGCGTGTGTGCGAGTTCTCGTAAGCGGAGTGCGACCAGACCAGAGCCTTTCAACCCGGATAACCGCGCTGTTCACCTATTACATGGTATTCGTTGGGCTCGTGGTAGCAGCGACGATCTATCTGTCACCTGACCTTCTGGGATCGTAA
- a CDS encoding cytochrome c oxidase assembly protein encodes MAKPHPYPRRFSYGSPLPWITVSCFLLLILWLGPLPAMSATSFTWHMVLHLGVAVLAGPLMGIGLVKAGLARWATSNMVAWAIGASLFEMLVVWSWHAPMLHKAASLSDSLFVAQQLSFLAAGTLIWLVAFAGRSKLAAGAGALAMLMTFMHMTLLGALLTLGPELLYEPFLYTGQTIAERLEDQRYGGILMAVGGSALYLVGGLVLAGRLIRE; translated from the coding sequence ATCGCTAAACCCCACCCGTATCCCCGCCGTTTCAGCTATGGGTCGCCGCTTCCCTGGATCACCGTCTCTTGTTTTTTGCTGCTTATACTCTGGCTTGGCCCGCTGCCGGCAATGAGCGCTACAAGTTTCACCTGGCATATGGTTCTTCACCTTGGTGTTGCGGTCCTGGCTGGTCCTTTAATGGGTATTGGGCTGGTCAAGGCGGGGCTGGCGCGGTGGGCCACGAGCAACATGGTTGCCTGGGCCATTGGCGCATCACTCTTCGAGATGCTGGTGGTCTGGAGCTGGCACGCACCAATGCTTCACAAGGCGGCCTCGTTGAGCGACAGCCTGTTTGTAGCTCAGCAGCTGAGCTTCCTTGCCGCAGGCACGTTGATCTGGCTGGTCGCGTTCGCCGGCCGCTCGAAGCTGGCGGCTGGGGCAGGGGCGCTGGCGATGCTGATGACGTTCATGCATATGACGCTTTTGGGAGCCCTTCTGACCCTCGGCCCGGAGTTGCTCTATGAACCCTTTCTCTACACCGGTCAGACTATCGCTGAACGCCTGGAAGACCAAAGGTATGGCGGCATTCTGATGGCGGTCGGTGGGAGCGCGCTCTATCTCGTCGGCGGACTGGTTCTCGCCGGTCGGCTCATCCGCGAATAG